One Atribacterota bacterium DNA window includes the following coding sequences:
- the rplB gene encoding 50S ribosomal protein L2 gives MANIKEYKPVTPSRRHMSGYAFEEITPGGPEKSLLETLKSKAGRDNQGRIAVRHQGGGNKRKYRIIDFKRDKIGVPAKVERIEYDPNRSARIALLKYVDGEKRYIIAPLGLVVGDTVISGPDADIRPGNALPLRSIPVGTFIHNVELRKGKGGQLVRSAGGYAQLMAKEGDYAQVRMPSGEVRLIHLDCMATVGQVGNVDHENVTIGKAGRSRWLGIRPTVRGVAMNPIDHPHGGGEGRSHGGRHPVSPWGVLTKGFKTRKNKNTDKWIVKRRK, from the coding sequence GAATATAAACCTGTTACTCCGAGTCGGCGCCATATGAGTGGATATGCCTTTGAGGAAATCACTCCAGGGGGGCCTGAGAAGTCACTGCTTGAGACCCTCAAGAGTAAAGCAGGGAGGGATAACCAGGGAAGGATTGCGGTTCGTCATCAGGGTGGAGGAAACAAGAGAAAGTATCGGATCATCGATTTTAAAAGAGACAAGATTGGTGTTCCTGCCAAAGTGGAGAGGATTGAGTACGACCCAAATCGTTCAGCCCGTATTGCTCTTTTGAAATATGTTGATGGTGAAAAGCGGTACATCATTGCTCCCCTGGGACTGGTGGTGGGAGATACCGTGATAAGCGGACCTGATGCCGATATCCGGCCAGGGAATGCTCTCCCTCTTCGTTCGATACCGGTGGGAACCTTTATTCATAATGTTGAACTTCGAAAGGGTAAAGGAGGACAGTTGGTTCGATCTGCAGGTGGGTATGCACAGCTTATGGCTAAAGAAGGCGACTACGCTCAGGTAAGGATGCCGTCTGGAGAAGTACGTCTTATCCATCTTGACTGTATGGCTACAGTTGGACAGGTTGGGAATGTCGACCACGAGAACGTGACCATTGGAAAAGCTGGTAGAAGCCGTTGGTTAGGAATACGCCCAACGGTAAGAGGTGTAGCCATGAACCCCATTGATCATCCTCATGGTGGTGGTGAGGGGCGATCCCATGGTGGAAGGCATCCGGTCAGCCCTTGGGGTGTGTTGACCAAGGGATTCAAGACCAGGAAAAACAAAAATACTGATAAGTGGATTGTAAAGAGGAGAAAGTAA
- the rpsS gene encoding 30S ribosomal protein S19, which yields MGRSSKKGPYVDPKLRKKIDEMNRRGEKRVIKSWCRACVIIPEMVGHTIAVHNGKKHVPVYITEQMVGHRLGEFAPTRTFKGHGNPTERSTALK from the coding sequence TTGGGTAGGTCGTCTAAAAAAGGTCCCTATGTGGACCCGAAATTACGAAAGAAGATTGACGAGATGAATAGGCGCGGTGAAAAGAGAGTCATCAAGAGCTGGTGCCGGGCCTGCGTGATTATTCCCGAAATGGTTGGACACACCATTGCGGTGCATAACGGAAAGAAGCATGTGCCAGTTTACATCACGGAACAGATGGTTGGACATCGTTTAGGGGAGTTTGCTCCGACCCGGACGTTTAAGGGACACGGAAATCCCACTGAGCGTTCTACCGCTCTGAAATAA